The genomic interval AAATATGAATCCTTTACTATTGTTTTACTCAAACTGTACTGGTTTCACTATTTTCACTCTGTTTGAACTAGATGTAATCACCTTTCACTGCAAAATCTGTAAGCGTTCTTTCAAAGTGAGAAGATGGATTTCAGATGTAGCTTATATGAGGATATATCATGACATATTTTTGAAACAAAGGTAACATTCAGACTGAAGTATCTAAAGAGGACAAGAGAAGTGGTGCAGTATGGTTTTACTCTGGATAAACTCAccttcacagacacactgtATTTTTCACTATGTTTCAGCAGAATGAAATGAATACATAATGACAGCATCTTTTACAACATCTGGGTTTGATCTTTTATTTTGAGCTTCCAGAGTCTGATGGTTCCTGTTCTATGGAAAACGCAGTCACACTGCACTCTTATCTTTGTTAAGCCTGTTCAGAAAAGATATGGTTAATGTTATCCTGAAGATTAATGGCCTAAGATTGGAACCTCATATAGCTGAATAGAGAAAGTTGTTTcatctgtgtcagtgtgtgcttaaattttttttttattttaaaccaaatGTTAAATTAGGAGAAAATAGAGCCTTGTTGAGTGCAGTTGATATTGTTACTGGCACTGACAAAAGAAGTTACTCTAACAATGTATAATTCTGATTGGCTTTTTGAAACCAGAGATTTAAGTCTTTTGGCTCTGACTCATCTGAGAACCCAAATGTTCTGTTGACCAATGAGTTAAAACCAGACTCTCTTCCTGCAGCTAATAGAATAGTAGAAACCTATTTGCTATAGTTCTGTATTTCATGAGGGACTGCTGGTGGAAAttatgcatctccattttttttgTACCTTGTTTTTGCTGATAGGGTATAAAAAGGCTTTATTACAGATttaagtttctttttttttattttggtacaGCTGTAAAAAATCCCACATAaatagtttttttcttttgttcgcATTATGTTGTTCCTGCAGCCTTGATATTCAGGGTGGATTGTAAAAAATATAAGAATAAAAATTGTGAGTTTTGGAAGATTAAGATTATTTTgttaacattatttacagattTGCAGATAAGGTGTCATGTATGGGTTAATCTGTATTGAGACAAAGCAAACAGAAACTACTGCATCttggaggaaaaaagaaaaaaaaattgtaataaatattttgcaccAGTTTGCCAAAAATGTCTACCATTTCGTTTTCTGCCCAAGTGCGTATTAAAAAAGCAATAACTGGAGCACAAAATGAAACTTATTCAAGAAGCCCAATTCTGTGAGAATACCGAAGCCAAATGCAGAGGGTTGATTTATTTGCGCGTTGCCTTGACTGCACCTCTTCATTATAAATGTCCTTTGTCAAGGTGATTAACATGGAGACTGTATCCTACAAACAAACAGTGAATGCATGTTCGAGGGGCAAACAGAACAACACATCAAAACTGGATTGGCATATTGTCATTTCATAGTAATTTGTGTTCAGaagatttgtgtttatttggcCAGAAGAATTTAAGATGGAACACTTGGGAGTGTTCCTTTGTCCTGACTGTAACATGACATTCCGTTCATTTGGCCTTCTGGATAAGCACAAGACCTGGTTTTGTATTGGAAGTGATATACAAAACCCAGGAAAGATCAGAGGAAGAGTGGAAATTGGTCTACTGGAGAAAAGAGCTTTGAGAGGAGTTTCTCTTCTAAGGATACTCACCCCTGATGTCATTTCTGTAAGTAAAATCACACAATGGTATTTTAATAAAGATTACTTTGTTAATAAGCAGGCTGTACAGTTTCAAATCTGCTATAGTTCCTTGTTTGAGTGTGTTGTCTTTGGGTGTGCTTTCTGTTTTCGATAAAATTTACCAAGTTAGAAGTTTGAGATTTGATATTATGAAGGAAAGTCCTATTTGAATAAGAACTAGAGTGTACTTTTGTCATTGTTCAGTTGAGAGAGCAAAAGAACAGGCTGTTGAGGCAGAAGGACATGCGAGAGACTGACCCTCAGGACAATTCAACTGAGAGCCTTGCTATCAACAGGCTTACTGACAAGGTGTGACACAGAAACTGTTAGCCCATAAAATCAAGCTTTAAGGCTTTCCAGTAATATGCAGACATACACAACACAAGTTGATACAAATAACAATAAGACCCCTGAGGCAGGGGATACTTCTCAGGTCCCATTGAACAGAGCTTGATCATTCATTAGTCAGCACAAAAATTGAGGAAAAGGTCAATACagattaaaacataaaaatggccCCTCAGCCTGAACACTACatctacatttaaaatatcTAAATCCAACAACTCCAGTAACACCAACAATtaagagaaataaaatatacatcctGTATATTGTTGCtatccaatcaaaaacatgtccatttttgTGAACTTTTAGCTtagtacatcatttgaacacattgtgtgaaaatgtcatgatgaaaaGCTCCAAATTTGAATTAAGTTAAACAGTTAAACCTTTTTACATTGGCTTAAGCAGAAATTTAAGAGTTCTTATATGTAAAGTtgttattttggagatgcatatTTTTGATTGAACAGCAACTATGAAGTCCTGAAAAGCAGGAGGGCTTTATACTGACTCTTGGCCTTGGACATGGTGACCTTTAGCCCTTGAGCAGCTGCAGTTCCAGCATGGTCTATTTCATTTCTGGGTTTACAAAACTATGCACTGTTAAATATTCATGTTTAAGATTGCCCTTAACAGAATTCACTAATGATAAAGGATGTTTACTAACGTTTGGATATGTAGCCCATTAATGTGATTGAATATACGGtagatcatttttttttttcagtggtgTTTTCTGTCAATTTAAAGTCTATTTTTTTGCATAATTGTCATTAATTCTCAGGCATTTGGGTTCAGGGTCCTTGTCAGCCTGTGTTCCAtctttttattctttctctttctgtaactgctttttccTGTTCTGGGTCGAGGGAGGGGggtaactgagatgggtttgagcccaggaccctggaatTGTGTGACAGCAATATTACCAGATGTGTCTCCATGCTATCCTGGTCCAGGTTTAAAGTAAACTAACTTAAGTAAATGGTAGAGTTTTTCACATTAACTTATATTGAAAATTAAACTTAAAGATATAAATTTAAATCTCTTCTTGATTTGTATATAGTTTTATCATTATAGCCACCCACCACCACAAGCATTCCAATTTTTTCCTCAAGATAAAAGTTTATTCAGCATTCTACATCTAGAATCTGGATTCACTGTAGTTCCaacaaattttacatttaagtttcACAAGCTTGCTcagaaataacaaaaacagGTTAAAAATTCCTTTAAATGTCTACTTTCAACTacttctactttttttttttattattgaatgtGCGTTATGCTCATCAGAGAATTAATAAAGAGATGCTTCAGGAAAAATGGGAGCACCACAGACAGAAACTGACTGAGATCAGAGCACGTACCACTCAGTTAAAGCAGCAGAGGAATGGTGAGTTTCCATTTGCACAAATAATTTGTTCATATTACAGAACCTGAGTTTGATTACAGAATTTAAACATACTGGCCAGATATTTTTTGTTTAGAAaagaaaattaatatataatatgaatCAAATGAAATTGGCCATATTTGGCCAAGTATTTACACTAGCAACATATACGTTCCAATGCAATAATATTTACTCAAACTATAAAGTAGGGtcaaaacatccatccatccattttttcatttctttttattatctgtaagcgcttatacagttcagggtcacggtgggtccagagcctacctggaatcattgggcacaaggcaggactgcaccctggagggggcaccagtccttcacagggcaacacacacacacctatggacactgttttgagtcgccaatccacctaccaatgtgtgttttttggactgtgggaggaaaccggagcacccggagaacacacctaactccccacagacacccagagcgggaatcgaacccacaacctccagatccctggagctgtgttactgcgacactacctgctgcgccaccgtgatgATGGATCATTACTTCTCAATCAGAAAACTCTTTTTAACTTATCTCACACTTATGGGATTGCTTCACAGTCCACTGTTCTTAGTGGGGCTTTAACATCCTCTAATTGACGCTTGGCACTGGACAGGATGATGTTAAACTTATACTAAGCTAATACAGGGCATCCATTTCTAATGCTGATACTTTTAATTATACAAGCTGTATCAGCAATAGGTCCACTTTAAATTAGCTGAATTTACTTATTAAAATGGTAATTTGATAAAATATTCTTGTATGTGCACATACAGAAATTGAACAGCGTCTAGCAGAGCGGTCTGGACCAGCTAACCCTACTCATCTGGAAAATCTACTGCAGGAGCTGAAGGAACAAGAGGTGAAGAACGAGGAGATTCTACACCAACTCAGCAGTCAGATAAACGGACtacaagggtgtgtgtgtgtgtgtgtgtgtgtcctgtttgtGCTTCAGATTTTTACACTACTAATGGAACTGAATACCTTTTAGGATGAAAGAACATGATGTTTTCTCAAACCCTTTAGAAGACAAGATGAAGCAACATGTCAGCATTGACCTGAACTCTGTAGATGGCCCAGTATCCAGTCAGATAAGGTTTGACTCATTTCATTGTGATATACAATGCTGggcaaatgtcagagaccacccttcatttatatCTCAGGAGCAATTTTGGATGAGATGAGATGTAACTTGCAGAAAGGAGGCGATAATGTCAAACAGGAAACAGACTGAGAAACAGGAGTTTCCAAacctacagagagagaacattgcTAAAATCTGAGAAAAACAAAGCTCCAAACAGCTGTGCAAAACCTTGTTGACTACCAAATCTGTCCCCATTCAAAGTTGAAAATCCACTGTTTTTGTATCATTCAACTTTGAGAACAGAACTTAAGACTACTAAGAAGCATTTACCAAGAAAGCAAAAAGGAAAAAGTAAAgataacaatgaaaaaaaaaatctgcaaatcAAACAAAGGAGTAGCTGTTCTCAGAATAATTGACTGGTCACCTCAAGGCCCCGTCCTCAGCATCATTCAGTGTGGTTGTGATTTCTTGGGTCATAAAagtgaataaattaaaacaaccaGGATAGACCTTATTTTGGGACAGAAAATTACCATTTTGGCTTCCTTAAAAATCGTTTGTGTATTTTCTCTGAGACTGAAAAATAACATGTACATAATGTTGGCATTATGTTGGCAATTGATGTTCGATGAAAAAATCGACAAAAATGTAGTATTTCCAAACtggtaatttaaatgtaaaaatatatttttttctaggaaaattttaagcatttttattggtcattCTTCTGTAATCGCAGAATCTGTcaaaaaaaatgatgaatattaaaaatgtagatgCAAGATTTGGTTTTGCTCAAAAATTAGATTCTGGCATCGATAGGATTTAAACTGCTCATGTTTCATGATATTAAACAAGGACCTCATAacaattatttttgtttcagaTTATTACGGCTTGCATATTTGCAGTCTGGCGGCTCTGACCCTGAGATATTGGCCCACATGCATGACCTTCAGGCTGAGGCTTATACAATGGAGCAGGCCAGAGCTGAGCTTAAGATGGGGAGAAGAAGTGAGTAATACTCTGTTCTGTACTGTTCTTTTCTCCATGAATATCACCACtcccctctctctatccccAGGAACAAAGCCCTCTCACCAAGCTATGGATTCAGTGGTTATGGCAATGGAGCAGGAGAACCAGAGGCTAGAGAAGGATATCCTTAGACTACAGTTGGTCAGAGAGAGACACCGAGGTGAAAATGGTAACTCACCAATCACCAGAGAAGATTTGTGGATTAGCAATTGAAGGCATGAATTATGTACACAACATTATTGATCTGCTCAGCAAGCTACACATGCTTCAATTCAGTATTATTgactggatggatggatggatggatggatgcattTAGTAAATTATTTATTAGTAGTACATAAAAAGCATAAAGATTGATCAATTcacaaatttacacacacactttattcagttcaattttatttatatagcacttatCACAATGCATTTCattacaaagcagctttacagagacgTAGGCCCAAACCTCCTTAGAACAAGCCAAAGGTGACACTCACAGGGAAAATTCCCTCGACACATTAGGAAGAAACCTTGTGAAGAACCGAGACTCCAAAGGGGGAACCCTTCCTCCTGTGGTCAAATGGTAATTTTtgtaaagtttgtggacaccagaccctctgcacatttaaaaatgtggaccaATTTGTAGAATAAACAGAACCTacaattttctcagaaaacttGAAACTGACTAAAGTAAATAGGAAGTCACCATTGCTTTTGATTcaacataatattttaaattataaactaataaataaataataaataaactaatgaaaatggcatgTAAACAACAATGGGACCTAATATTTTGTTTCACAACCTTTAGAGGGTCACAGTGGTGTGAAATGTTGGTGCAAAAGGATGgttcaaacacacagctccagggatctgagGTTGTGTGCTTgagccccactccaggtgactgtctttgggGAACTtggtgtccctaggtgtgaatgtgtgtgtgtggcgccctgtgaaggactggtacctcctccagggtgtggtcctgccttgtgcctagtgattccagataggctctggacacactgccaccctaaactggatacatggttaaagacaatgaatgatttaatatGTATCTTAAGTCAATCatattaattagttaattatcACAAGCACCAACTCATCCTAGCGATGTTGATTATGGAACCATCATTCCTGATTACAGTTTTACTTCTCCACAGCCCAATCCTGAGGTGCATTAATGGCAgagtgaccttaggctcatgtgaaGTTTCTTCAAAgtgtcttgtttttttgttttgtttttttccatgaTTTATGTGGAGAACATCTCTGTACACGACTGGTGCAAATTGAAATGAGTTCACTAGttataagttaaaacatttAGATGATTGTTGATAAGCAATTGGGTATTACTCTCACTAAATCAGGGCTAACCCTAATCCAGAGGCATAAGCTCCATCAGCTAGACATTCTGCAGGCAGAGATCTCCAGTCTAAGGAGATGCAGGAAAAGTGATATTCCTTTACTTCACCCACCTGTCTTCGCTGAAGACCCTCTAAACCAGACTGTGGAAATGGTGAGTTTCATCTGCACAATCCAAGTTTTACCAATCTACTTTAGCATTCTCAAAAATAACAGTCAAAAACCTCTTTGCGTTGTAAAGGGTTAATCCTCGTCACATATTTACAAATGTCCCATTAGTTACTTtggttatttattaaattattcatttttgtcATCATCATTAATTCATCAAAATGTCTAATAAgcttaattatataaattacaaCTAGGCTCTAACAAGGATATACCATCAATCCCATACACTACAAGAACATGTGGATTAAATTATGATTtaagtataaaataataatgtaaacatgCTAAATTACTTAAAGATGACAGATACAagtttaatatatacattttttataaaattcagaaaatgtttcttTACAATTTGCTATCTTTCCAGTCTTTTTGCATGCTCTGTTTTTTCTTATCATacattccgttccaccttaaaatatatggagatttgaaatgtaaacaaactgtgcttccccacaatcgtagatgtcccCTTTCACAGATACGGGGCAAAAAGCGTTGAATGTCAGGTTTCATTCCTGCTTCATatatgaaaagaaaaagaaaaaccttcCTCATTACATATTTCCGTCCACTACATGAAATTAAAACTATACGTCTAAAGGGATGTGGAAGTATCCAGAATCATGTACTGGAAAAAAGTAAATAGACAAAACAGAAGGAAAATTGAAGCTTGGTGAAAGTGACTGAATGTGTCACTGCAATTCAaccaaattttatttttctgtacttTACTGGGGATTTGTGTACTACTTCTATTAAAAGCAgaaatatttcttaatttaaaaTCCTGGTTTTTGTTTGAATGAAGACTTACAGGGGCACAATTAAATCTTTGTGATATTTTTGTTACTCAATCTGGTTCAGCTCTTGCAGGATCATATATTAAACCATTTGCCAATGAGCAGACATGTTCTTGACCCTGTGGACAACCTTGTTTCTGCTCCTTATGACCCTGTGTGAGTTGAATTCTCTTTCATTTTGGGCTTTTACTCATCTTTTTCTCAAACTTAGTATTGATTAAAAACGTTTTTCAAacctaaataataaatattatatgtgTGCATACAGGGCTGGATTTGTGATTTTCTACAACATGGTGCTGGGTGTGGATGCCACTGTTAGAACTATTTGTCTGGCAGCTGGACTGTACTCTGGAGGGCAGGGTATAGGGCAGCCCATCCTCGTGCCACCAGTTCAGTGCCAACGTGCTGGGGTTCTGCCTTTTCTATTGAGTAGAAATCCGGGAAATTATGCCATATTGGCTTTCAAACAGCCTGTGCCAAGGTAATTGTACTGCTAAGAAACACAGATTTATCCAAGGCAAAGAATTTTTACTaaggctgtgccatatcgtatcgtttgcaataatattgtcatcatttttaaaacaataaaaaaaaatcagtattgtgataatagtgatattctgacttgtttacgtaatgatgtCATGTGGTTACCCATAATACAGCAAACATTTTTTACATGAGTCTATCATTCATTACATGATTCATACATTCTCTACATGAGTTTAGTACAGTGGAAAGAAACATCTTGATTAAGAAACATTTTTCAGAgtaatcatttattattttccatttgGCATATAAACTGCATCTCACAGGAGAACTGAGGGTCCCACACGAGGGTTTAGAATTGTTTTAGTAAAGAATGTCTTAAACATTGATGCCACTAGCTGTCAGTATAATAGTTATTTACAAATGTGAAGAAGAAATTATAGACAAAATTACTGATTGCTCCATTAAATTATATCTTCTGAAAAATAGAACTAAACTGTGAAaacatattaatttatatataaaagtcCCATTTGTCCATTGTCAagttataataaaacatttttaattttaaaaagtgtgctATGGATGTCTGTTattgttcattaatttaattacatAGGTTGTAGCTTTATTGGTAGCACTCGTCAATTTGAACAAATATGTCATATGACCTTCATTATGTCCTTGTAGGATACAACCGTCTCCAGACATTTCTTTGGTGCTGGAGGTGCAGGCAGCTGGGGCTTGGGACTTATCTGGTCAGGAAATTCATGGCCTTGTGTCCCGAGGCTGGACAAAACTGTTGCTTTTTGATCAGCACAACCAGGTCCAGACTGGATTTTGGAGGGTTCCAGTTCACTGTCTGCCCATGAGACCATCCATTAGTCCAGGCCAGCTCAACACTGTTCCTCGGGTGAAATCAACCCTCTTTTCTTCACTCTTAAAATAAAGGTGGCGTGAAGCCACTGAGAAGCCTCTTTTGCTTCCCTAAAGCAGTGCTTCTcaaccttggtcctggagggcCCTGCTCTGCAAATTTTAGTGGTTTCTCTGCTTTAACACTCCCACAGCAACTCTGAAAGATATGTAAATTAACTGATTACTTCAGTCAGGTGTTTGGagatggaaaagcaattaatatCCAGGGCAGGTTACCTCCAAGACCAGGGCTGAGAAGCACTGCCCTAAAGAACCTCCCAGTGGAAGGCTCTTCAAACACTCAATAAAGATATCTTCAATATAGATATCTGTGTGCTATAGCAAATAAAGATTTTTACTAAAACACTCTTAACTCTCCAGGAACTGTATGTACATTTCTCTGCTCTGCTAGGTTTGTGTATAAACCTACAGGCTTTATACATCTCTAGCTGACACTCATCATTAGTGATCTAAGGCTCCTGTACAGCTGCTACAGAGGATTCTAATCTACTGGCAGTTCTTTTCTGACAAGATCCTATATGCTGAGAAGGAATGCCTGAATATATTATGGAATATACTGTATATTAGCACAATGTCTAAGTTCATGCAACTAATTCAAATTCGTTTTCATTTGCATGGTCAGTTGGGTAACATGGAGATTTGCCTTTGTGTGGTCAATGCACGTGATGCAGATGCACAGAATCTCAACAAGATTGATCCGAACAATACCAGCCATTACAAGTCCCCACCAATGGTACACAACTCATTGACTCATTTCATACCATTTTTTGTCCTAAACTGTTATTAGTTGTACATTTTGTTGGAGTGCCCTGAATTTGTCTCAGTTTTACATACTCCTTTTAATCAGACCTAGTGACTTTGACAATAAATTATAAGTTATTTTCATCATTGCAGGTTGTTCCACATTCAGCAACACTGTTACAAGGCCAAGGGCCATATTTGCCAACATCCGATTACATAAAcccaggtaaggggtgagaataAGAGTCCCATTCTGACTTGGTTTCTTGGGAATACTAGTGTAAATATTGCTTTATTCAAAgacatattatttataaatatgtttcataatggtGTGGGGATCTCACACTCATCCCATTTTTTCCTGTTATCAATATGATCACTTTCATGGCATCCAACTGCAGAATGCAGTAGTCTGTAGACTTTTCCATCCAAAACACAATTGCCagaattataaataaaacaataaatgaacaaatcaaATGGTCATAATATAAATCTATATCTGGCACTAAATACATAAATCACATGTACACCCATCCCACACCACTTTTTCATACAAGTGAGCTGAAAAATTGTGAGGTTGGTAGAAAAATAACATTTGATGAATGCATACATTTCTTGTTTTTGACTGTGATTATGCTTTAGTTTTAGAAACAGAGGACTGTGATGTGGATGACACCCCTTAGAATCTGAGAGCAATACAGTGAATACTGTTGTGAAGAAAATGGGAAcattataaaaaatacatatttctaTGAAGTAAAAGACATGCTGAGAATATTTAATCCCAGTGGTTGtgattaaagttttatttatattttgttttattgccccAGGGAACAATGTTTCACTACTCCAAAACCAAATCTTGGGTTGGGGTTTAACACCTTTCTGACTATCTTAACATCAGGCAATATCACCAAGATTAAGATGGGCATGATGTGTAGCTGCAACTGATTATcagtattattttcttttctatttaaatTGTACAAGCTGATTTTTGCACATGTTGGAAAGTTAAACCTAGTTGTTTATAAAGAGCATGCACAAATTTGAACAAGTAGTATTACAGGGTTCAACTTTTACACCAGGCAATgtctacacattttttttacattcatacGTCTTGGAACCGTCATCACTGGTTTAGCAGAATCCATACTGGACATTAACCTAGTTGTTAGATAAATACATAATTGAAATCAGTACAAAAGACATCGGTTCTTGTCGAGTTTATGCACTACATCTCAAGTTCTGTCATTTAGACTCAGGAAAGTAACTATTGTTTAACAGTTTTGGACTAACTTGGGCACtttttttggaggggggggggggtctccaGAGGACATTCTGACCCAAACATGCATagcaatttaaaacaaattgtgCACTAGCTAGATGATCCCTCTCCTTCAGGCCTAGATGTGGCATCCCCGTTTCCTAAGTAGTACGTGGAGGTCCCTAATTGTAAAATTGAGTTGAAAGCAATTGAGAAATAAGCATGATTAATTTTCTGATATGGCTTTAAATTCCCCTTTTAAATAAGGGAATGTTGACCCATGTTTGAGAGTCATTTAAAAAGTCACAGCCAAATATAAGACAAACTCACATATGCAAATACCCTTTATTGAAACTTTACTACAATAATACAAAAAGTTACAGACACAGAAAGGTAAAGGTCTTATTTACAATACAAAGCTTTCATGTAGAGACTTGAGGCAGGCATGCTGTGCTGGTTGGAAGATCAGTGGTCAGCCAGGAGTCCCATCATGCTGATGTTTCCACTGAGGAAGACGAATCCACAGGCTACAAGGAGGGAGATGCTTCATTAGTAAACAAGATCAAGAAAATTAAAACTTGACAGAAATGGGTATGGCACCATTTTGGATCACACTTGGTATAGTATGTACAAGCCATGAACTCAACCATCATTGGATGAAGCCACCACAATCCATGTGGATACCAAGCAAAgtggagagaaaaataaaaacaaaaaatccctCAGGAATGGGTTTACATGTAAATGTACCATGAATCCATTAGCCTAGTCTGTCCTCAACCAGGCTGCTTAGAAACCCTCCACTAGCCCTACAAGGAGAAACATTAAGCCTATCAACTCGCCTCCTGCTCCATTTTCTCCTGGACTCCATTGC from Hoplias malabaricus isolate fHopMal1 chromosome 3, fHopMal1.hap1, whole genome shotgun sequence carries:
- the ccdc17 gene encoding coiled-coil domain-containing protein 17, with protein sequence MEHLGVFLCPDCNMTFRSFGLLDKHKTWFCIGSDIQNPGKIRGRVEIGLLEKRALRGVSLLRILTPDVISLREQKNRLLRQKDMRETDPQDNSTESLAINRLTDKRINKEMLQEKWEHHRQKLTEIRARTTQLKQQRNEIEQRLAERSGPANPTHLENLLQELKEQEVKNEEILHQLSSQINGLQGMKEHDVFSNPLEDKMKQHVSIDLNSVDGPVSSQIRLLRLAYLQSGGSDPEILAHMHDLQAEAYTMEQARAELKMGRRRTKPSHQAMDSVVMAMEQENQRLEKDILRLQLVRERHRGENGLTLIQRHKLHQLDILQAEISSLRRCRKSDIPLLHPPDHILNHLPMSRHVLDPVDNLVSAPYDPVAGFVIFYNMVLGVDATVRTICLAAGLYSGGQGIGQPILVPPVQCQRAGVLPFLLSRNPGNYAILAFKQPVPRIQPSPDISLVLEVQAAGAWDLSGQEIHGLVSRGWTKLLLFDQHNQVQTGFWRVPVHCLPMRPSISPGQLNTVPRLGNMEICLCVVNARDADAQNLNKIDPNNTSHYKSPPMVVPHSATLLQGQGPYLPTSDYINPVLETEDCDVDDTP